The genomic DNA tatatatatatatataatatgaaggggctctgggaggagaaaggaaaaagcagcAGCCGCTGGGTCCCTTGAAATCACAAATACTCCTGCAAAATATCACAGCTAATAGGCGTGCTTTACCAAAAGGTGGAAACGCCACCGCTTAAcggcttttaaaaatatgtagtgGGAAAGCCCAGTGGACACTGAGCTCCAGATGACACGGCTGCCCACGAGAAGGCTCGAAAACACAAAGCGAGCCAGGGCTGAGCATTGTGGATGGCAGAGAAGCCTGACGAAAAAATCCTGCCTCCACCGGCCTCCCCCATATCTTGCTGTCCCATTTGCAACCCTTTTAAGAGGGAGGAATCATTTCTGAGTCCACCCGTGTTTTTCCCActaagaaaagggggaaaaatggcaTCGTTTAAGCAATCCTTTTTcacccttctcttcctccttggcTCCATGGTCCAGGCTCCTCGTCAGCTCAGTGGCATTCTGGATCTAAAAAAGAAATCTGCTTCTGCAAAGTTATAGCATGTGGGATTCCTAATAACTGTAAATACAGGGTTTTATTCATCCACTTTTAATAACATGCATTTGTATAATTACTGTACAATCGAAATAGACATCAAGTTTGACGGTGGGCAGGTATTTCTTCCACAGTATTCGTCTAGACACACTGTTCAAACAAATTCAGTGAATTTCCAACGGAAAACAAATGCCCCAAAGTGCCAAACCCCCAAGCCTTTAAGAGAAACAGAATCACAGGACTTcacagacaaaagaaaaaaaaaagcaaaagccaaaaagaaaaggaaaagaagtcctCATAAGAAAAGAGGTTTATTATTACATAGAAAATTTCACAAGGTTCGAAACCACACTTTCGAAACTAGGGAACACCGTAAACTGAGTTGTGCCAGTTCCACAGGGCCCAAGCATCTGCTTTGTCTTAATGAGACGGGGGAGGTGAATGACCactgtttattttcattttcctcattaatTATGAAAAACTGCATTTAATTCATCTTGCATGGTGAGAGATTGGCCGCGCAGATGTAAGTCGTAAGGGAAGTGGCTGTCTGTAGGCAACCGAAACATGGAACCCTGCCCAAGGGGACCCCTGGGTGGCCCAGCACAGTAATGCATGCCATAATGGTAATTTTTGCCATAGTCCAAGGCTTCTTCTTGCTTCAGGGAAAATATCCCATTATAGTTAATTGGGGGAGGACTTAAGGGACCTTCAAACTGAGGGCTGGCACACTCCGGGGATGTGCTCTCATAGAAGGACTCATAAGCAGTGCAGTAATTGTAGGGCTTCATGGACTTGGCATTCTCCAGAGTTCCATGGCCTGGGGGCGTACTGAGCTCAGGGCTGTGGTAGGGCGGGTAGAAGCTGGAGTAGGGTGACCTTGTGTGGTGGGTAGTCTCGCCACCCTGACCCATCAGGAAACTCCTGGCATTAAGCTGCAGGCAGCCTGCCACCAAGTTTGTCGTTGGCTGAGAGAGCCCCTTGCACAAGTTCTGGACGAACGTGAGCAGGTCCGGCCTCTTGCCAATTCTCAAAATCTCCGAGAGGGCCCAA from Gracilinanus agilis isolate LMUSP501 unplaced genomic scaffold, AgileGrace unplaced_scaffold55317, whole genome shotgun sequence includes the following:
- the NEUROD6 gene encoding neurogenic differentiation factor 6; the protein is MLTLPFDESVVMAEPQMCRKFPRETEDQKQTKKPESFSKQIVLRGKHIKRGPGEETEKEEEEDDREEEDENGLPRRRGLRKKKTTKIRVERVKFRRQEANARERNRMHGLNDALDNLRKVVPCYSKTQKLSKIETLRLAKNYIWALSEILRIGKRPDLLTFVQNLCKGLSQPTTNLVAGCLQLNARSFLMGQGGETTHHTRSPYSSFYPPYHSPELSTPPGHGTLENAKSMKPYNYCTAYESFYESTSPECASPQFEGPLSPPPINYNGIFSLKQEEALDYGKNYHYGMHYCAGPPRGPLGQGSMFRLPTDSHFPYDLHLRGQSLTMQDELNAVFHN